The Gemmatimonadota bacterium genome has a window encoding:
- a CDS encoding M23 family metallopeptidase: protein MIKRRMPTGLLVLHFGDRTVRISGLPIAVMLGTLVMVTGFVYAGARSWLAEYRHGSMHEEIRILEQSSQSNKTRLDSLIASEENARLIAGLPSIHPDIRQVGVGGPAPSPDPGFAPDSPYYRATRLHSEMETSRRRSSLSLRSMEDIEQQIREVDDRWQFVPSITPVTGVITSRYGLRTDPFTGLYTMHHGIDIAAAPGTPVKSPAGGVVDRTGVDPRYGLYLDVDHLNGYKTRFGHLSAILVKKGTELKRGDIIGRVGMTGRTTGHHLHYEVHKDHRRVNPMQYIRSENGC, encoded by the coding sequence TTGATTAAACGCCGAATGCCGACCGGACTGCTGGTCTTGCATTTCGGGGATAGAACGGTTCGTATATCCGGACTGCCGATCGCCGTCATGCTGGGCACGCTGGTCATGGTAACGGGTTTCGTGTACGCCGGTGCGCGGTCATGGCTTGCCGAATACCGACACGGCAGCATGCACGAAGAGATAAGGATCCTGGAGCAGTCCAGCCAGTCGAACAAGACCAGGCTGGATTCGCTCATCGCATCGGAAGAGAACGCCCGGCTTATCGCGGGACTTCCGAGCATCCACCCGGATATACGCCAGGTGGGTGTGGGTGGACCGGCCCCTTCGCCGGATCCGGGATTCGCGCCTGATTCGCCCTATTACCGGGCGACCAGGCTGCACTCCGAGATGGAAACCTCCCGGCGCAGATCGAGCCTTTCGCTCAGAAGCATGGAGGACATCGAGCAGCAGATCCGCGAGGTCGACGACCGCTGGCAGTTCGTTCCTTCGATCACTCCGGTAACCGGCGTGATTACCAGCCGGTACGGCCTGCGGACCGATCCCTTCACCGGTCTCTACACCATGCACCACGGGATCGATATCGCCGCGGCCCCCGGGACCCCGGTCAAGTCACCGGCCGGCGGCGTCGTGGACCGGACCGGCGTGGACCCCCGGTACGGCCTGTACCTCGACGTAGACCACCTGAACGGATACAAGACTCGCTTCGGTCATCTTTCCGCCATCCTGGTGAAGAAGGGCACGGAATTGAAGCGCGGCGATATCATCGGACGTGTGGGCATGACCGGGAGAACCACCGGACATCACCTGCACTACGAGGTCCATAAGGACCACAGGCGCGTCAATCCCATGCAGTACATCCGGTCGGAAAACGGCTGCTGA
- the folE gene encoding GTP cyclohydrolase I FolE — protein MDPIEGLTRSLLTEIGEDPERDGLRRTPLRVAQSLRFLTQGYEKSIDTVLNGAIYEEDYDEMVLVKDIEFFSLCEHHLLPFFGQCHIAYIPNGKIIGLGKVPRIVDVFARRLQLQERLTSQIAQTLQTCLDPLGVAVVMEANHLCMMMRGVEKQHSKATTSAMLGVFRDDRSTRMEFLDLTRS, from the coding sequence ATGGACCCGATCGAGGGATTGACGAGGTCGCTGCTCACGGAGATCGGCGAGGATCCGGAACGGGACGGTCTCCGGCGCACGCCCCTCCGCGTGGCGCAGTCCCTGCGGTTTCTGACCCAGGGTTATGAAAAAAGCATTGATACCGTCCTGAACGGCGCTATCTATGAAGAGGACTACGACGAGATGGTGCTGGTGAAGGACATCGAGTTCTTTTCGCTGTGCGAGCACCATCTGCTGCCCTTCTTCGGACAGTGCCATATCGCTTACATTCCCAACGGCAAAATCATCGGTCTGGGCAAGGTCCCCCGCATCGTGGACGTCTTCGCGCGGCGGCTTCAGCTGCAGGAACGACTGACCTCCCAGATCGCCCAGACCCTGCAGACCTGTCTCGATCCCCTGGGAGTAGCCGTCGTCATGGAAGCCAACCACCTCTGCATGATGATGCGCGGCGTGGAGAAACAGCATTCCAAGGCGACGACGAGCGCTATGCTCGGCGTGTTCAGGGACGATCGCAGTACCCGGATGGAGTTCCTCGACCTGACCCGGTCGTAG
- the miaB gene encoding tRNA (N6-isopentenyl adenosine(37)-C2)-methylthiotransferase MiaB, whose translation MDSLVSLDSIESTDSTVIEPPAAPAATQARSLYVETYGCQMNKADSELIVGLLAREGYRVTDRVDRADVILVNTCAIRENAEQRVLGRMSELNRFKTANPDLILGLCGCMSQHLGDRIIERAPYIDLVAGPDSYRRLPAMLRALDAESEPALSLTWDRAEHYLDIDPVREAGVNGWVTIMRGCDKMCSFCIVPFVRGRERSTPHGEVIRQVERLAAEGYREVTLLGQTVNKYRDGEVDFAELLTRTAEVDGIERIRFTSPHPAHFPDRLIEAMAASPKFCPHTHLPLQSGAPATLSRMRRDYTPEVFLDVVRRLRERMPRIALTTDIIVGFCGETEAEFEATCEMMRTVRFDSAFMFKYSPRPGTASHKRLDDDVPEDVKGRRLTAVIEMQKSISETRNRAYRGKTVNVLVEGTSRRDADKLFGKTDAFKTVVFPARDGVESNMIVPVRVTGSTPFTLFGDVVATA comes from the coding sequence ATGGACAGCCTGGTCAGCCTGGACAGCATCGAAAGCACGGACAGCACGGTTATCGAGCCGCCTGCGGCGCCCGCCGCGACACAGGCGCGGTCCCTGTACGTGGAGACCTACGGCTGCCAGATGAACAAGGCGGACTCCGAGCTGATCGTGGGGCTGCTCGCCCGCGAGGGCTACCGGGTCACCGACCGGGTCGACCGGGCCGACGTGATCCTGGTGAATACCTGCGCTATCCGCGAGAACGCGGAGCAGCGGGTACTCGGGCGCATGTCCGAACTGAACCGGTTCAAGACGGCCAACCCCGACCTGATCCTGGGACTCTGCGGGTGCATGTCCCAGCACCTCGGCGACCGGATCATCGAGCGCGCGCCCTACATCGACCTGGTCGCGGGACCGGACAGCTACCGGCGCCTGCCGGCCATGCTCCGGGCGCTGGACGCGGAAAGCGAACCGGCGCTGAGCCTGACCTGGGACCGGGCGGAACACTATCTCGACATCGACCCCGTCCGGGAAGCCGGCGTAAACGGCTGGGTCACGATCATGCGCGGCTGCGACAAGATGTGTTCCTTCTGCATCGTGCCCTTCGTGCGCGGTCGGGAGCGCAGCACGCCCCACGGCGAGGTGATCCGCCAGGTCGAACGCCTCGCTGCGGAAGGCTACCGGGAAGTGACCCTGCTCGGGCAGACGGTGAACAAGTACCGGGACGGCGAGGTCGATTTCGCGGAACTGCTTACCCGGACGGCGGAAGTCGACGGCATCGAGCGCATCCGGTTCACTTCGCCCCATCCGGCCCATTTTCCGGACCGGTTGATCGAGGCCATGGCGGCTTCTCCGAAGTTCTGTCCCCACACGCACCTTCCGCTGCAGTCCGGCGCGCCTGCGACCCTTTCCCGCATGCGCCGGGACTACACTCCGGAGGTGTTTCTCGACGTCGTCCGGCGGCTTCGGGAGCGTATGCCCAGGATCGCGCTGACGACGGACATCATCGTGGGTTTCTGCGGGGAGACCGAAGCGGAATTCGAAGCGACCTGCGAGATGATGCGGACCGTGCGGTTCGACAGCGCATTCATGTTCAAGTATTCGCCCCGGCCCGGCACCGCATCCCACAAACGCCTGGACGACGACGTGCCGGAGGATGTGAAGGGCCGGCGCCTGACGGCCGTCATCGAGATGCAGAAGTCGATCTCCGAAACCCGGAACCGCGCGTACCGGGGAAAGACCGTGAACGTGCTCGTCGAAGGAACATCCAGGCGGGACGCCGACAAGCTCTTCGGCAAGACGGACGCCTTCAAGACCGTCGTGTTCCCGGCGCGGGACGGCGTCGAATCCAACATGATCGTGCCCGTGCGCGTGACCGGTTCCACGCCCTTCACGCTGTTCGGAGACGTCGTGGCGACGGCGTAG
- a CDS encoding lactate racemase domain-containing protein: protein MKLPAFREIRQRFDAPFVEDIAGTAEGEVSRMIEETGLRAGSTVAVATGSRGIGNIATIVKSVVAALAKAGLKPFVVPAMGSHGGATSEGQRRVLENYGIHEAATGCPVRSDIEPASLGETADGLPVYLDRNALSADHIVVVNRVKPHTDFKGSVGSGLMKMLAIGLGKQKGASYYHGAVFEYGFEHMISTVSQHVLDHAPVAFGLAIIENAYDQTAHLIGVPAGVLQQEERRLFQEAQRLMPRLPSDDIDILIVDEMGKNISGTGMDTNIIGRRMQNFETEPAIPRILRIIVRDLTPESEGNAVGIGLADFTTRRLVDKINHRYTYVNSITGMSPQKSRIPVFLDTDREVIEAAFSTIGMKPPGEGRAVRIRNTLSLGRVAVSEALSDELAGREDIEVTDRRGPLEFDDQGTLAALPG, encoded by the coding sequence ATGAAACTGCCCGCATTCAGGGAGATTCGCCAGCGGTTCGACGCGCCTTTCGTCGAAGACATCGCCGGAACGGCCGAAGGGGAGGTCTCCCGCATGATCGAGGAGACGGGCCTGCGCGCCGGGTCCACGGTGGCCGTCGCCACCGGCAGCCGGGGGATCGGCAACATTGCGACCATCGTGAAGAGCGTCGTTGCCGCCCTGGCGAAGGCTGGCCTGAAACCCTTCGTCGTGCCGGCCATGGGGAGCCACGGCGGGGCGACTTCGGAAGGCCAGCGGAGGGTACTGGAGAACTACGGGATCCACGAGGCGGCGACGGGATGTCCCGTCCGCTCCGACATCGAGCCGGCGAGTCTCGGCGAGACCGCAGACGGGCTTCCGGTCTACCTGGACCGGAACGCCCTGAGCGCCGACCACATCGTGGTGGTCAACCGCGTGAAACCCCACACGGACTTCAAGGGTTCGGTCGGCAGCGGCCTCATGAAGATGCTGGCCATCGGGCTGGGCAAGCAGAAAGGCGCGAGCTACTATCACGGCGCGGTCTTCGAATACGGGTTCGAACACATGATCTCGACCGTATCGCAGCACGTGCTCGACCACGCGCCCGTGGCCTTCGGGCTGGCCATCATCGAGAACGCCTACGACCAGACCGCGCACCTCATCGGCGTCCCGGCAGGTGTCCTGCAGCAGGAAGAACGGCGGCTGTTCCAGGAGGCGCAGCGCCTCATGCCCCGTCTTCCGTCCGACGACATCGACATCCTGATCGTCGACGAAATGGGCAAGAACATCAGCGGGACCGGGATGGACACGAACATCATCGGCCGGCGCATGCAGAATTTCGAGACCGAGCCCGCGATCCCGCGGATCCTGCGGATCATCGTCCGCGACCTGACGCCTGAGAGCGAGGGCAACGCCGTGGGCATCGGGCTGGCGGATTTCACCACCCGCCGCCTGGTGGACAAGATCAACCACCGGTATACCTACGTCAATTCCATCACGGGCATGAGTCCGCAGAAATCCCGAATCCCCGTGTTCCTGGACACGGACCGCGAAGTCATCGAGGCCGCATTCTCCACCATCGGCATGAAACCGCCCGGCGAGGGACGCGCCGTCCGTATCCGGAACACGCTTTCCCTCGGACGCGTCGCGGTCTCCGAGGCCCTGTCCGACGAACTGGCCGGCCGGGAGGACATCGAAGTCACGGACCGCCGCGGTCCGCTGGAATTCGACGATCAGGGTACGCTGGCGGCCCTGCCCGGGTGA
- a CDS encoding FAD-binding oxidoreductase → MSDEVLHSRLGTLVDGYAPASREALASHAVEGVVPSAVVAPGSLESLAATVQMASELGYAVIPRGGGTKMDFGHPPSRADIVVSMERLNRIVAHEPADQTATVEAGITMAGLQAGLGKRGQFLPLDPPHGDEGTLGGVLATNASGVLRTSFGTARDLVIGARVVQADGTVVRSGGQVVKNVAGYDLNKMYIGSLGTLGILAEVNLKLQPLPSAGRLLIGTMEGIGEAAECAFRVMDSEIMPSFLEVASPATRALLIDEAAGPETGSGADGGGAGLLATGGKGSHPNDQDYAVVAGMIGTDETVEWQVGECERLFRDSGAADVIHADREVYGRVLDAMRAFPGGGLLPPGMGPGVTCRAGVAPDGVEPLFRLADEGCQRLSIGCGLLSHFASGHVAFVFFRDRTFRESDLDGLANLIEDLRNASEEQGVFVVEHAPAALKNRVGIWGSTRGNRAIMEMLKERFDPKGTLNPGRFVDGI, encoded by the coding sequence ATGTCCGATGAGGTGCTGCACAGCAGGCTCGGAACTCTCGTGGACGGCTATGCCCCGGCAAGCCGGGAAGCGCTGGCCTCTCATGCCGTGGAAGGGGTTGTCCCCTCCGCCGTTGTGGCTCCGGGGAGTCTGGAATCACTCGCGGCCACCGTGCAGATGGCCTCGGAACTGGGTTACGCCGTCATCCCGCGGGGCGGCGGAACCAAGATGGACTTCGGCCATCCGCCATCCCGCGCGGATATCGTGGTGTCCATGGAACGTTTGAACCGGATCGTCGCGCACGAGCCCGCGGACCAGACGGCCACGGTGGAGGCCGGCATCACCATGGCCGGACTGCAGGCCGGGCTGGGGAAGCGAGGTCAGTTTTTACCGCTGGACCCGCCTCACGGCGACGAGGGGACCCTGGGCGGGGTGCTCGCCACCAATGCCTCGGGCGTGCTCCGGACTTCCTTCGGCACGGCCAGAGACCTGGTCATCGGCGCACGGGTGGTCCAGGCGGACGGCACCGTCGTCCGGTCCGGGGGGCAGGTCGTCAAGAACGTGGCGGGTTACGACCTGAACAAGATGTACATCGGTTCGCTCGGAACGCTGGGCATACTGGCGGAAGTGAACCTGAAGCTGCAGCCCCTGCCGTCGGCGGGCAGGCTCCTCATAGGGACCATGGAGGGGATTGGGGAGGCGGCCGAATGCGCCTTCCGGGTCATGGACTCGGAAATCATGCCGTCCTTCCTGGAAGTGGCCAGTCCCGCGACCCGCGCGCTCCTCATCGATGAGGCCGCCGGGCCTGAGACCGGATCCGGAGCGGACGGCGGTGGGGCCGGCCTCCTGGCGACCGGCGGGAAAGGCAGCCACCCGAACGACCAGGACTACGCCGTCGTCGCGGGCATGATCGGCACGGATGAGACGGTGGAATGGCAGGTGGGGGAATGCGAGCGGCTCTTCCGGGATTCGGGGGCGGCCGATGTCATCCATGCGGACAGAGAAGTATACGGCCGGGTGCTGGACGCGATGCGGGCTTTTCCGGGAGGCGGTCTTCTGCCCCCGGGAATGGGTCCCGGTGTGACGTGCCGGGCCGGCGTCGCGCCGGACGGGGTGGAACCGCTCTTCCGCCTGGCGGACGAAGGCTGCCAGCGCCTGTCCATCGGCTGCGGCCTGCTCTCCCATTTCGCGAGCGGCCACGTGGCCTTCGTCTTCTTCAGGGACAGGACGTTCCGGGAATCGGATTTGGATGGGCTTGCGAACTTGATCGAGGACCTGCGAAACGCTTCGGAAGAACAGGGCGTCTTCGTAGTGGAACACGCCCCCGCCGCCCTGAAAAATCGGGTGGGCATTTGGGGTTCGACCCGTGGGAACCGGGCCATCATGGAAATGCTCAAAGAACGGTTCGATCCGAAGGGCACGCTGAATCCCGGACGGTTCGTCGACGGAATCTGA
- a CDS encoding sigma-70 family RNA polymerase sigma factor translates to MSTITKTHTAATEDRSLDLYLQEIGNVPLLMAEEETELARSVRAGDQKALEKLTSSNLRFVVSVAKQYQNQGLSLSDLINEGNIGLIKAAKRFDETKGFKFISYAVWWIRQSILQALAEQSRIVRLPLSRVGTLHKIGRLSSEFEQEFGREPSTEEIAEELDMNPGDVKDTMRIASRHVSLDAPLKAGEDNRLLDLIEDDDQDAPDEALMVDALKDEIFRALGSLTKREAAVIALYYGINMERSYTLEEIGTRFSLTRERVRQIKEKALRRLRHVSRSQKLRAYLN, encoded by the coding sequence GTGAGTACGATAACGAAAACACATACGGCGGCGACGGAAGACCGGTCTCTCGACCTCTACCTGCAGGAGATCGGCAACGTGCCGCTTCTGATGGCCGAAGAAGAAACCGAACTGGCCCGGTCGGTCCGGGCCGGCGACCAGAAGGCGCTGGAGAAGCTGACGTCCTCCAATCTCCGGTTCGTGGTCAGCGTGGCCAAGCAGTACCAGAACCAGGGTCTTTCCCTGTCCGACCTGATCAACGAAGGCAATATCGGGCTGATCAAGGCGGCCAAGCGGTTCGATGAGACCAAGGGCTTCAAGTTCATTTCCTACGCGGTCTGGTGGATCCGGCAGTCAATTCTCCAGGCGCTTGCCGAGCAGTCCCGCATCGTGCGGCTGCCCCTGAGCCGGGTCGGCACGCTCCACAAGATCGGCCGGCTTTCCAGTGAATTCGAGCAGGAGTTCGGACGCGAGCCCAGCACCGAGGAGATCGCCGAGGAACTGGACATGAATCCCGGCGACGTGAAGGACACGATGCGCATCGCGAGCCGCCACGTGTCGCTGGACGCGCCGCTCAAGGCGGGTGAAGACAACCGGTTGCTGGACCTCATCGAGGACGACGACCAGGATGCGCCGGACGAGGCGCTCATGGTGGATGCGCTCAAAGACGAGATCTTCAGGGCGCTCGGGTCCCTGACCAAGCGGGAGGCGGCCGTGATCGCGTTGTATTACGGCATAAACATGGAGAGATCCTATACCCTCGAGGAGATCGGGACGCGGTTCAGTCTCACGAGGGAGCGCGTGCGCCAGATCAAGGAAAAGGCGCTGCGCAGGCTTCGCCACGTCTCCAGGAGCCAGAAGCTCCGGGCCTATCTGAACTGA
- a CDS encoding 6-carboxytetrahydropterin synthase, producing the protein MMLITRKTRFSATHLCRNPEWTEARNRWVYGSSAFGTAHGHDYEAEFTFGGPVDPRTGVVLNLTEVKQLLHAVIEPLDLSHLNHDHDALKGPAPTSERLARYLWHAVDGGTGPCVLKRVLLRESRTRNIVHTGDDSMVHVTRNVEFNAAHRLHSIRLSDEENVRIFGKCNNPHGHGHNYELEVTVRGPVDEKTGMVIEMGRFDEVLQKEVVDRYDHRHLNRDLEEFRTVNPTSEELLRVIWKRLLPFFDSPSLYRIRLVETSKNAFEYYGEEDP; encoded by the coding sequence ATGATGCTCATAACGCGAAAAACCCGGTTCTCGGCGACGCACCTGTGCCGCAATCCGGAGTGGACGGAAGCCAGGAACCGGTGGGTCTACGGTTCCAGCGCCTTCGGCACCGCTCACGGTCACGATTACGAGGCCGAATTCACCTTCGGGGGACCGGTCGATCCCCGTACCGGCGTGGTCCTGAACCTGACCGAGGTCAAGCAACTGCTGCACGCCGTGATCGAACCGTTGGACCTGAGCCACCTGAACCACGATCACGACGCCCTGAAAGGTCCGGCGCCGACGAGTGAAAGACTCGCCCGGTACCTCTGGCACGCGGTGGATGGCGGTACCGGACCGTGCGTACTCAAGCGCGTCCTGCTGCGCGAAAGCCGCACACGAAACATCGTACACACCGGAGACGACAGCATGGTCCACGTTACAAGAAACGTCGAGTTCAACGCCGCCCACCGCCTGCACAGTATAAGGTTGAGCGACGAAGAAAACGTGCGTATATTCGGTAAGTGCAACAATCCCCATGGCCACGGACACAACTATGAGCTGGAGGTGACAGTCCGAGGCCCGGTGGACGAGAAGACCGGGATGGTCATCGAAATGGGACGTTTCGATGAGGTCCTGCAGAAGGAAGTCGTGGATCGCTACGACCATCGCCACCTGAACCGGGACCTGGAGGAATTCAGGACCGTCAATCCGACTTCTGAGGAACTGCTCAGGGTAATCTGGAAGCGGCTGCTTCCGTTTTTTGATTCCCCTTCGCTCTACCGGATTCGCCTGGTGGAGACATCCAAAAACGCTTTCGAGTATTATGGCGAGGAGGACCCGTAA
- a CDS encoding FAD-binding protein, with protein sequence MNKDQLVERLADVLGRENVIDAPDQLIVYECDGLTIDRNAPHAVVYPTTTEEVAAVVRILHEARIPFVARGAGTGLSGGSLPPDGGVMIALTKMNRIVEVDFRNQRALVEAGVVNLHLSKETGKQGYHFVPDPSSQYACTIGGNIAENSGGPHTLKYGVTTNHTLGVEVVLPDGQVTWFGGKAEDAVGYDLRGLMIGSEGMLGIVTRAWVKLTRLPQAWRTFLVVFDQVEDASRAVAGVVGRGIVPSALEMIDKVAIGAIEAAYHFGFPMDAEAVLIIELEGHEAGLGTQAEAVAEVCRENRASDIRTAEDDKERALLWMSRKRAFGAMGRLSPSYYVQDGVVPRTKIPDIMRVIQDTAEKYDLLIGNVFHAGDGNIHPCIAYDDRDEEQARKTVEASNEILRACVDLGGSITGEHGIGYEKVDLMPLIFNEADIEAMETVKAVFDEENLSNPGKMFPTNRTCIGCGTAELKYTNRQAALL encoded by the coding sequence ATGAATAAAGACCAGCTCGTCGAACGGCTTGCGGACGTACTGGGCCGGGAGAACGTCATCGACGCGCCGGACCAGCTGATTGTCTACGAATGCGACGGGCTGACCATCGACCGGAACGCCCCGCACGCCGTCGTCTACCCCACCACGACGGAGGAAGTCGCGGCCGTGGTCCGGATTCTCCATGAAGCGCGGATTCCCTTCGTGGCGCGCGGCGCGGGCACCGGCCTGAGCGGCGGAAGCCTGCCGCCCGACGGCGGGGTCATGATCGCGCTGACCAAGATGAACCGCATCGTGGAGGTCGACTTCCGCAACCAGCGGGCGCTGGTGGAAGCCGGCGTGGTCAATCTGCACCTGTCGAAGGAGACCGGTAAGCAGGGCTATCACTTCGTGCCGGACCCCTCTAGCCAGTACGCCTGTACCATCGGGGGGAACATCGCCGAGAACTCGGGCGGTCCCCACACCCTGAAGTACGGGGTCACGACCAACCATACCCTGGGCGTGGAAGTGGTCCTGCCGGACGGGCAGGTCACCTGGTTCGGCGGCAAGGCGGAAGACGCCGTGGGTTACGACCTGCGCGGTCTCATGATCGGATCCGAGGGCATGCTGGGCATCGTGACACGGGCGTGGGTCAAGCTGACCCGCCTGCCTCAGGCCTGGCGGACGTTCCTGGTGGTTTTCGACCAGGTGGAAGACGCCTCGCGCGCCGTCGCCGGCGTCGTCGGCCGCGGGATCGTACCGTCGGCCCTCGAGATGATCGACAAGGTCGCCATCGGCGCCATCGAGGCGGCCTATCATTTCGGGTTTCCCATGGACGCCGAAGCCGTGCTGATCATCGAACTCGAAGGTCACGAGGCGGGCCTGGGCACCCAGGCCGAAGCAGTGGCCGAGGTCTGCCGGGAAAACCGGGCCAGCGATATCCGCACCGCGGAGGACGACAAGGAACGCGCCCTGCTGTGGATGAGCCGCAAGCGGGCCTTCGGCGCCATGGGGCGCTTGAGTCCCAGCTACTACGTGCAGGACGGCGTGGTTCCGCGGACGAAGATCCCGGACATCATGCGGGTCATCCAGGACACTGCCGAGAAATACGATCTGCTGATCGGCAATGTTTTTCACGCGGGGGACGGCAACATCCACCCCTGTATCGCGTACGACGACCGGGACGAGGAGCAGGCGCGGAAGACCGTGGAGGCCAGTAACGAAATCCTGCGGGCCTGCGTCGACCTGGGCGGGTCCATCACCGGTGAACACGGCATCGGATACGAAAAGGTCGACCTGATGCCCCTGATCTTCAATGAAGCGGATATCGAGGCCATGGAGACGGTCAAAGCGGTGTTCGACGAGGAGAACCTCAGCAATCCCGGCAAGATGTTTCCCACGAACCGCACCTGCATCGGATGCGGAACGGCGGAGCTGAAGTACACCAACCGCCAGGCGGCACTGCTATAG
- a CDS encoding M23 family metallopeptidase, translating into MLRRKLVSFVHLPANARDEAREYGLLPVLAGLVVLVLLMLAGWHIGASYLTTLLDDGALTERERENNRLREQLSALHELDGTIESGIEDLSERAADIDKIVRGPGAPGPLGPPGSAAGAEASPPVQASIEWSESPAAAIDRIGGGIDRLLDETRAELASLRSVEAASRDDEAYWRGIPIISPVQGPVSRPFGTSRNLLSDEVRVHGGLDIAANKNEPVRATAYGVVSRTGVNANLGRYVDINHQNGYVTRYGHLSEVLVENRQRVNRGEVIGLVGMTGKTSGYHIHYEVHYEGRILDPSTWFFPERGL; encoded by the coding sequence ATGCTGCGACGGAAGCTCGTTTCATTCGTACATCTGCCGGCCAATGCCCGGGACGAAGCCCGGGAGTACGGCCTCCTTCCGGTCCTGGCCGGCCTCGTCGTCCTCGTGCTGCTGATGCTGGCCGGATGGCATATCGGCGCATCCTACCTGACAACCCTGTTGGACGACGGCGCCCTGACGGAACGGGAGCGGGAGAACAACCGGTTGCGGGAACAGTTGAGCGCCCTGCACGAGTTGGACGGTACCATCGAATCGGGGATTGAGGATCTGTCGGAACGCGCGGCGGATATCGACAAGATCGTCCGCGGCCCCGGCGCGCCTGGTCCGCTTGGTCCGCCTGGTTCGGCTGCCGGCGCCGAAGCATCCCCGCCGGTCCAGGCATCCATCGAGTGGTCCGAATCGCCCGCCGCGGCCATAGACCGAATCGGCGGCGGGATCGACCGGTTACTGGACGAGACCCGCGCGGAACTGGCCAGCCTGCGGTCCGTCGAAGCGGCCTCCAGGGACGACGAGGCCTACTGGCGCGGCATTCCCATCATCTCGCCGGTGCAGGGACCGGTCTCGAGACCATTTGGCACGTCGCGGAACCTGCTGAGCGACGAGGTGCGGGTACACGGCGGGCTGGACATCGCCGCGAACAAGAACGAGCCGGTGCGGGCCACCGCGTACGGCGTGGTTTCACGGACCGGCGTGAACGCGAACCTCGGCAGGTACGTGGACATCAACCATCAGAACGGGTACGTCACGCGTTACGGCCACCTCTCCGAAGTGCTGGTTGAAAACCGGCAACGGGTGAATCGGGGAGAAGTCATCGGGTTGGTAGGAATGACCGGAAAGACCAGTGGATACCACATACACTACGAAGTCCACTACGAAGGCCGCATCCTCGATCCGTCGACCTGGTTCTTCCCGGAAAGGGGCCTTTGA
- a CDS encoding DUF6483 family protein encodes MFRQDYIMRTIRVFIDALILLIRAHRDQDYQRARSIVAQTREDIFGLSTASVMALSERTLLSMLMKRSGGAVDTALMAARLFKEDGTLALADGQEEDGRRLYLKALNCYLEIAVEPSIGTEDFRWISEDISTTGLVTDPHEAISELLGFLQNVDLPVSTSVLLFTYYERYGRYASAEDILFHAMDNHPAESEFARLGMAFYKRLESAEDGRLERGGLPRDEVREGQEQLRRRIRRAGHVFD; translated from the coding sequence ATGTTCAGACAGGATTACATCATGAGGACGATCCGCGTATTCATCGATGCGCTGATCCTGTTGATCCGGGCGCACCGCGACCAGGACTATCAACGCGCCCGTTCGATCGTCGCCCAGACCAGGGAGGACATCTTCGGCCTGTCGACCGCGTCCGTCATGGCGCTGTCGGAACGTACCCTGCTCTCCATGTTGATGAAACGGAGCGGAGGGGCCGTGGACACCGCTCTCATGGCCGCGCGCCTGTTCAAGGAGGACGGAACGCTGGCCCTGGCGGACGGGCAGGAGGAGGACGGCCGCCGCCTGTACCTGAAGGCCCTCAACTGCTACCTTGAAATCGCCGTGGAGCCGTCCATCGGCACGGAAGACTTTCGCTGGATCAGCGAAGACATCAGCACCACCGGTCTCGTTACGGATCCCCACGAAGCGATCAGCGAGTTGCTCGGATTTCTCCAGAACGTTGATCTGCCCGTGTCGACTTCAGTGCTGCTGTTCACCTACTACGAACGATACGGCCGGTACGCCAGCGCCGAGGATATCCTGTTTCATGCCATGGACAATCATCCGGCCGAGTCCGAATTCGCCCGGCTCGGCATGGCGTTCTACAAACGGCTCGAATCCGCGGAGGATGGCCGCCTGGAACGGGGCGGACTGCCCCGCGACGAAGTCCGTGAGGGACAGGAACAACTGAGGCGCCGGATACGCCGCGCAGGGCATGTTTTTGATTGA